A genomic stretch from Spongiibacter nanhainus includes:
- a CDS encoding methylated-DNA--[protein]-cysteine S-methyltransferase has translation MSDYQRMAKAIDYLVRHRQRQPSLEDVAQYVHLSPSHFQRQFQRWVGVSPKRYLQALTVSDAKALLARSTPTLAVADQLGLSSASRLYDHFIQLEAMTPGEYQRGGEGLHIQYSLHDTPFGQALLASTQRGLCCFNFIDSDDEVPQQTLQAQWPKAGIVAGLANHQAIVDALFSTAGKPDSPLSLHVRGTNFQIQVWRALLRIPAGSLSTYRQVAQAINRPTASRAVGQAIGANPVGLLIPCHRVIRESGELGGYRWGLERKQALLCLEEAQTQPG, from the coding sequence GTGTCTGACTATCAACGCATGGCCAAAGCCATCGACTACCTGGTCCGCCATCGCCAGCGCCAGCCCAGTCTGGAGGACGTGGCGCAGTATGTACATTTAAGCCCCAGCCATTTTCAGCGCCAGTTTCAGCGCTGGGTCGGGGTGAGTCCCAAACGCTATCTTCAGGCTCTTACTGTGAGCGATGCCAAAGCCCTGTTGGCCCGCTCGACACCAACGCTGGCGGTAGCAGATCAATTGGGCTTAAGCAGCGCGTCCCGGCTCTACGATCACTTCATTCAGCTGGAGGCCATGACGCCGGGGGAATACCAGCGCGGAGGCGAAGGTCTGCACATCCAGTACAGCCTGCACGACACACCCTTTGGCCAGGCGCTGCTGGCCAGCACCCAGCGGGGTTTGTGTTGCTTCAATTTTATCGACAGTGATGATGAGGTTCCCCAGCAAACACTACAGGCCCAGTGGCCGAAGGCGGGTATCGTAGCTGGACTTGCCAACCACCAAGCTATTGTCGACGCCCTGTTCAGCACTGCGGGAAAGCCAGACTCTCCCCTCTCCCTCCATGTGCGGGGCACCAACTTTCAGATACAGGTTTGGCGGGCACTGCTGCGGATTCCCGCCGGCAGCTTGTCCACCTATCGTCAGGTGGCCCAGGCCATCAACCGCCCCACGGCTTCCCGAGCGGTGGGCCAGGCCATCGGCGCCAACCCGGTGGGCTTGTTGATCCCCTGCCACCGGGTGATTCGGGAAAGCGGCGAGCTGGGGGGCTACCGCTGGGGGCTTGAACGCAAGCAGGCCCTGCTGTGTTTAGAAGAAGCGCAGACTCAACCCGGCTAA
- a CDS encoding peroxiredoxin-like family protein: MNQLHKIALAIALGFALLGTGYSAAQGESTPTLAEPTQYKTLPESKLGRNEAGKGLQKGERVKGATLKTIDGEDYALASSWAERPALVVFYRGGWCPYCNGQVRELAVNYPKLKAAGVQPVLISVDAPDKAAALSRQYEIPFPVLSDPDLLAHRQFNVLLELDQNTLKKYRDYGIDLSAWSGRQHNTIAVASVFVIDQQGRVLASHATADYAERPSIEQLLTLIDTSLNQ, translated from the coding sequence ATGAACCAATTACATAAAATTGCCCTTGCCATAGCGCTGGGTTTTGCTCTGCTGGGTACTGGCTACAGTGCCGCCCAGGGCGAGTCGACACCGACACTGGCTGAGCCCACGCAGTACAAAACCCTCCCCGAATCCAAATTGGGTCGCAACGAAGCGGGTAAGGGCTTGCAAAAGGGAGAGAGAGTAAAGGGTGCGACTTTAAAGACTATTGATGGAGAGGACTACGCCCTGGCTTCTTCCTGGGCAGAGCGGCCGGCATTAGTGGTTTTTTACCGGGGCGGCTGGTGCCCCTATTGCAACGGCCAGGTTCGCGAGCTGGCGGTCAACTATCCCAAATTGAAAGCTGCCGGAGTGCAACCGGTGCTAATCAGTGTCGATGCTCCCGATAAAGCGGCGGCATTGAGCCGGCAATACGAGATACCCTTTCCGGTGCTTAGCGATCCCGATTTGCTGGCCCACCGCCAATTTAATGTGCTGCTGGAGCTTGACCAAAACACACTAAAGAAATATCGGGACTATGGCATCGACTTGTCAGCCTGGAGTGGTCGGCAACACAACACCATTGCCGTGGCATCGGTATTTGTCATCGATCAACAGGGCAGGGTGTTGGCCTCCCACGCCACTGCCGACTACGCAGAACGGCCCAGCATTGAGCAGTTGCTGACCCTTATCGACACTAGCTTAAATCAATAA
- a CDS encoding alpha/beta fold hydrolase — MATLVAGLPEGRYFTTASGHRLHYLEHGQGPAVVFLHGSGSGASGHSNFKGNYPWLAEQGYRVIVPDLIGYGYSDKPDDIEYPLDLFVDHVAQLLTALEIDSATLIGNSLGGAIAIKFTLDNPNRVDKLVLMAPGGIENQPDYFHMPGMQVMKEVFTAGPMSPQRLEEFIRRGLVYDEAVVDQQLVDERWGIFQQQNTQVINTMSVPNMAERLGEISCPVQAFWGVNEQMMPETGIMTLAKGIADIRLTLVSQCGHWVMVEHQDMFNRAVLDFLQH, encoded by the coding sequence ATGGCGACATTGGTAGCGGGGCTGCCTGAAGGGCGTTACTTCACGACAGCGTCAGGGCACCGCTTACACTACCTGGAGCACGGCCAGGGTCCGGCTGTGGTCTTTCTCCACGGCAGTGGCAGCGGCGCCAGCGGCCACAGCAATTTCAAAGGCAACTATCCCTGGTTGGCGGAGCAGGGCTACCGGGTCATCGTCCCGGATCTGATTGGCTATGGCTATTCCGATAAGCCCGACGACATCGAGTATCCACTGGATTTGTTTGTCGACCACGTGGCCCAGCTGCTAACAGCGCTTGAGATCGACAGCGCGACCTTGATTGGCAACTCTCTGGGTGGCGCCATCGCCATTAAATTTACCCTGGATAACCCCAATCGCGTCGATAAATTGGTGCTGATGGCACCGGGCGGTATCGAGAACCAGCCCGATTACTTTCATATGCCGGGCATGCAGGTGATGAAGGAAGTCTTCACCGCCGGCCCCATGTCGCCCCAGCGACTGGAGGAGTTTATCCGCCGCGGCCTGGTCTACGACGAGGCGGTGGTGGACCAGCAGTTGGTGGACGAGCGCTGGGGAATTTTTCAGCAACAAAACACCCAGGTGATCAACACCATGTCGGTGCCCAATATGGCCGAGCGGCTGGGCGAAATATCTTGCCCAGTTCAGGCCTTTTGGGGCGTCAACGAGCAGATGATGCCGGAGACCGGCATTATGACCCTGGCCAAGGGCATTGCCGATATTCGGCTCACCCTGGTATCCCAGTGTGGCCACTGGGTAATGGTAGAGCACCAGGACATGTTTAATCGCGCGGTGCTGGATTTCTTACAACACTAA
- a CDS encoding fumarylacetoacetate hydrolase family protein: MDTATIEQLGDELYNALRECRAIAPLTSRYTEITIDDAYYISQRMLERRLADGEKVVGKKIGVTSKVVQDMLGVHQPDFGFLTDAMTYDNGAAVPVAGQLIQPRAEAEIGFRLKSDLIGPGVTEADVLAATECIMPCFEIVDSRIDNWQIKIQDTIADNASCGVYVLGESEVDPKDFDLPNLSITVHKNGELLSEGKGSAVQGDPLTAVAWLANTLGRFGIPFKAGEVILSGSLVPLEPASPGDHFELELHGIGRASVSFT, from the coding sequence ATGGACACGGCAACAATAGAACAACTGGGCGATGAGCTGTACAACGCGCTGCGGGAGTGCCGGGCCATTGCCCCTCTAACCAGCCGTTACACCGAGATCACTATCGACGATGCCTACTACATCTCCCAGCGCATGCTGGAGCGTCGCCTGGCTGACGGCGAAAAAGTAGTGGGCAAAAAGATTGGTGTGACCTCTAAAGTCGTTCAGGACATGTTGGGGGTTCATCAACCCGATTTTGGTTTTCTCACTGACGCCATGACCTACGACAACGGCGCGGCAGTGCCGGTGGCGGGGCAGCTGATACAACCCCGGGCTGAGGCCGAAATTGGCTTTCGTCTTAAATCAGATTTGATCGGGCCGGGTGTGACGGAAGCCGATGTGCTCGCCGCTACCGAATGTATTATGCCGTGCTTTGAAATTGTCGATTCCCGTATCGATAACTGGCAGATAAAGATTCAGGATACCATCGCCGACAATGCCTCCTGCGGTGTCTATGTATTGGGCGAGTCGGAAGTGGACCCCAAGGACTTTGACCTGCCCAATCTCAGTATTACCGTTCACAAAAACGGCGAGCTACTGAGCGAAGGCAAAGGCAGTGCGGTGCAGGGTGACCCGCTCACAGCAGTCGCCTGGCTGGCCAATACATTGGGCCGTTTTGGAATTCCCTTTAAAGCCGGTGAAGTTATTCTCTCCGGTTCTTTGGTGCCACTGGAGCCCGCCAGCCCCGGCGATCACTTTGAGCTGGAATTACACGGTATTGGCCGTGCCAGTGTGAGCTTTACCTAA
- a CDS encoding Rieske 2Fe-2S domain-containing protein: protein MSELAQVKRQPHIIQAEELPDRFGRGWYCLGLASEYDEKPVKLDYFGTRLVAYRGEDGEVHVLDGYCPHMGADLSEGCVEGNSVRCPFHGWRWGADGVCDDIPYAKRIPPKAVIRSYPTLEENHLLFMWYDPEGGEPIAEQRPPRIDDLFSPEWTTWQMDLMTINTNSRELIDNMADVAHFAPVHGAPINEFKNIVHKHTYQQVLKGGSERLAEDGELTSVATYYGPAYMTTYMTGQVEGVFVESRLLVTHVPKTHNSFDLRFGVAVKKMAGMSDEENREMAKLYTQQNREAFFQDVHIWHTKTRVDNPVLCDGDGPVNRLRQWYKQFFVDRDEVPSTFDERKEYVVDYHLRSA from the coding sequence ATGTCCGAGCTTGCACAGGTCAAGCGTCAGCCCCACATAATCCAAGCGGAAGAACTGCCCGATCGTTTCGGTCGCGGTTGGTACTGCCTGGGACTGGCCAGCGAGTACGATGAAAAACCGGTAAAACTCGACTACTTTGGCACCCGCCTGGTGGCCTACCGGGGTGAAGACGGCGAAGTCCACGTGCTGGACGGCTACTGCCCGCACATGGGCGCGGATCTCAGCGAAGGTTGCGTCGAGGGTAACTCGGTGCGCTGCCCCTTCCACGGCTGGCGTTGGGGCGCCGACGGCGTCTGCGACGACATCCCCTACGCCAAGCGCATTCCCCCCAAGGCGGTGATTCGCTCCTACCCAACGCTGGAAGAAAACCACCTGTTGTTTATGTGGTACGACCCCGAAGGCGGCGAGCCCATCGCAGAGCAGCGGCCACCCCGCATCGACGACTTGTTCTCTCCGGAGTGGACCACCTGGCAGATGGACTTGATGACCATCAACACCAACTCCCGTGAATTGATCGACAACATGGCCGATGTGGCTCACTTTGCGCCGGTACACGGTGCGCCGATCAATGAGTTTAAGAACATCGTTCACAAGCACACCTATCAGCAAGTACTCAAGGGCGGCTCTGAGCGACTGGCAGAAGACGGCGAGCTGACTTCGGTGGCAACCTATTACGGCCCCGCCTACATGACCACCTACATGACCGGTCAGGTTGAGGGCGTGTTTGTGGAGTCCCGGTTGCTGGTAACCCATGTGCCCAAGACCCACAACAGTTTTGACCTGCGTTTTGGGGTGGCAGTGAAGAAAATGGCCGGCATGAGCGATGAAGAAAACCGCGAAATGGCCAAGCTCTACACCCAGCAAAACCGCGAGGCCTTCTTTCAGGACGTGCACATCTGGCACACCAAAACCCGGGTGGATAACCCCGTGCTGTGCGACGGCGATGGCCCGGTAAACCGGCTGCGCCAGTGGTACAAGC
- a CDS encoding lipocalin family protein, with protein sequence MTQHLPHTLLVLLRRVCLATLATVLVGCLGMPKDVEPVDNFELQRYLGKWYEIARLDHSFERGLQAVTAEYSLRDDGGVRVINRGYSSSRGIWEQAEGRAYFVDGKDRGYLKVSFFGPFYGSYVIFNLDKDHYQYAFVSGPDNGYLWLLSRTPTVPDALIKDFVEAAQQRGFDSETLIFVDHSQATKTERE encoded by the coding sequence ATGACTCAACACCTGCCCCATACCCTTTTAGTACTGCTACGCCGAGTGTGCTTGGCAACCCTGGCCACCGTTTTGGTGGGCTGCCTGGGCATGCCCAAAGATGTCGAACCAGTGGATAATTTTGAGCTGCAGCGCTATCTGGGTAAATGGTACGAAATCGCCCGACTGGACCACTCCTTTGAGCGGGGGCTGCAGGCGGTTACCGCCGAGTATTCGCTGCGGGACGACGGTGGCGTGCGGGTCATTAATCGCGGCTACTCCTCCAGCCGTGGCATTTGGGAGCAGGCGGAGGGACGCGCCTACTTTGTTGATGGCAAAGACCGGGGCTATTTAAAAGTGTCATTTTTTGGCCCCTTCTATGGCTCCTATGTGATCTTCAATCTGGATAAGGACCACTATCAGTATGCCTTTGTCTCAGGGCCGGACAACGGCTATTTGTGGCTGCTGTCACGCACACCAACGGTCCCGGACGCACTGATTAAAGACTTTGTGGAGGCAGCTCAGCAACGCGGCTTCGACAGTGAAACGTTGATTTTTGTCGACCATTCACAAGCCACCAAAACCGAGCGGGAGTAG
- a CDS encoding helix-turn-helix transcriptional regulator yields MYIEPAFERLITSIYQGPLEEEPWQQFLTELSEQMQAISVTLVLNPPSETGRGALRVVGGRTSEGLDNYQERLFAMDPFLSLKPGEVKTLQELITDDDWENSELYQLCMKPTGLYDTLGVDIHVPDEMDAGLRVARGKEAPTFEQADRDLMYAIVPHLERSLRLHVRMNKIESERALYAGAVESLSLATILLDEKGSILSMNRMAENLIAREPEVRVEGGCLMLGDQATTKKLQHLIDNILAQRGSGEASVVEAMRVHRDGDFADLGVIARPVPTGEWSEGKSVPTVAIFISDPEYGAEAPVNIIIQLFGFTPTEAQLSLLLADGLSLDEASEALGMSRNTARTHLRSIFSKTGVSRQTLLVRLILKSVAQLAD; encoded by the coding sequence ATGTATATCGAACCCGCCTTCGAGCGTCTGATCACAAGCATTTATCAAGGTCCATTGGAGGAAGAGCCGTGGCAGCAGTTTCTCACTGAGCTCAGTGAGCAAATGCAGGCGATTTCCGTCACCCTGGTGCTGAATCCTCCATCAGAAACGGGCCGCGGCGCGCTGCGGGTAGTGGGCGGTCGCACCAGCGAAGGCCTGGATAACTACCAGGAACGCCTGTTTGCCATGGACCCGTTTCTTTCCCTGAAGCCCGGGGAAGTGAAAACCCTGCAGGAATTAATCACCGACGACGACTGGGAAAACAGCGAGCTTTATCAGCTGTGCATGAAGCCCACTGGCCTCTACGATACCCTCGGGGTGGATATCCACGTCCCCGACGAGATGGACGCCGGCCTTCGCGTCGCCCGGGGTAAGGAGGCGCCGACCTTCGAGCAGGCCGACCGGGACCTGATGTACGCCATTGTCCCTCACCTGGAGCGCTCGCTGCGTCTGCATGTGCGGATGAACAAGATCGAATCCGAGCGGGCACTGTACGCCGGCGCGGTGGAAAGCCTGTCCCTGGCGACGATTCTGCTGGACGAAAAGGGCTCCATCCTGTCGATGAATCGCATGGCGGAAAACCTTATTGCCCGTGAGCCGGAAGTGCGGGTGGAGGGCGGTTGCCTGATGCTGGGTGATCAGGCCACCACCAAGAAACTCCAGCATTTGATCGACAATATCCTTGCCCAGCGGGGCAGCGGAGAAGCCTCAGTCGTGGAAGCGATGCGGGTTCATCGGGACGGCGACTTTGCCGATCTGGGGGTTATCGCCCGGCCCGTGCCCACCGGGGAATGGTCCGAAGGCAAATCCGTACCGACGGTGGCGATTTTTATCAGCGATCCGGAGTACGGTGCCGAAGCACCAGTCAATATCATCATTCAGCTGTTTGGCTTTACCCCTACCGAGGCGCAACTGTCGCTGCTGTTGGCCGACGGCCTCAGTCTCGACGAAGCCTCGGAAGCGCTGGGCATGAGCCGCAATACCGCCCGCACGCATCTGCGCTCGATTTTTTCAAAAACAGGTGTCAGCCGCCAGACCCTACTGGTACGCTTGATCCTGAAAAGCGTCGCCCAATTGGCAGACTGA
- a CDS encoding acetaldehyde dehydrogenase (acetylating), which produces MSQKIKAAIIGPGNIGTDLLIKAKRSNLIEPVWMVGVDPESPGLARAKDMGLKTTADGVDGMLPTLQEDGVQICFDATSAYVHAENSRKVNELGAMMIDLTPAAIGPYCIPPVNLEDAVKAQANNVNMVTCGGQATIPMVAAVSRVQPVSYGEIVATVSSRSVGPGTRKNIDEFTRTTARGVEQIGGAKQGKAIIVINPAEPPLIMRDTIHCLTEGEPDRDAITRSVEEMVTEVQKYVPGYRLKNGPVFDGNRVSMFMEVEGLGDFLPNYAGNLDIMTAAALRTAEMVAEEMLAGRYTVKV; this is translated from the coding sequence ATGTCGCAAAAAATTAAGGCCGCGATCATCGGCCCCGGCAATATTGGTACCGACTTGCTGATTAAAGCCAAGCGCTCCAATCTGATTGAGCCCGTGTGGATGGTGGGGGTAGACCCGGAATCCCCCGGTTTGGCCCGCGCCAAAGACATGGGGCTAAAGACCACCGCCGACGGTGTCGATGGTATGTTGCCGACCCTGCAAGAGGACGGTGTACAAATCTGTTTTGACGCCACCTCGGCTTACGTCCACGCCGAGAATTCCCGCAAGGTCAACGAGCTGGGTGCGATGATGATCGACCTGACTCCCGCGGCAATCGGCCCCTACTGTATACCGCCGGTCAATCTTGAAGACGCGGTAAAGGCTCAGGCCAATAACGTGAATATGGTCACCTGTGGCGGTCAGGCCACCATTCCTATGGTGGCAGCGGTATCTCGGGTACAGCCGGTGAGTTACGGTGAAATTGTCGCCACGGTGAGCTCCCGTTCCGTAGGGCCTGGAACCCGCAAAAATATCGACGAGTTTACCCGTACCACGGCCCGGGGCGTTGAGCAGATTGGCGGCGCCAAACAGGGTAAAGCCATCATTGTCATCAACCCGGCAGAGCCGCCGCTGATTATGCGGGACACCATCCACTGCCTGACCGAAGGTGAGCCAGATCGCGATGCCATCACCCGCTCGGTGGAAGAGATGGTGACCGAGGTGCAGAAATACGTGCCCGGCTATCGCCTGAAAAACGGACCGGTGTTCGACGGCAATCGGGTATCAATGTTTATGGAGGTCGAGGGGCTGGGGGACTTTTTGCCCAACTACGCCGGCAATCTCGACATTATGACCGCCGCCGCACTGCGCACCGCCGAAATGGTCGCCGAAGAAATGCTGGCCGGCCGTTACACCGTTAAAGTTTGA
- the dmpG gene encoding 4-hydroxy-2-oxovalerate aldolase, translating to MDLRGKKVTLHDMCLRDGMHAKQHQISLDEMKHIAAGLDEAGMPLIEVTHGDGLGGASVNYGFPAHSDEDYLKAVVGVVKQAKVSALLLPGIGTVDHLKMAADLGVTTIRVATHCTEADVSEQHIGMASEMGLDTVGFLMMAHMIEPEQLLEQAKLMESYGANCIYCTDSAGYMLPEHVQSRIGLLRRELKPETEIGFHAHHNLSLGVMNSLIAIEAGAGRIDGSVAGLGAGAGNTPLEVLVAVLDRMGADHGTDLYKMMDVAEDRVVPIMDQLIRIDRDALTLGYAGVYSSFLLFAKRAQQKYGVSSRDILVELGRRRTVGGQEDMIEDLALDMAKERGLI from the coding sequence ATGGATTTACGTGGAAAAAAGGTCACCCTGCACGACATGTGTCTTCGGGATGGTATGCACGCCAAGCAGCATCAGATATCCCTCGACGAAATGAAACACATTGCTGCCGGCCTGGATGAAGCCGGTATGCCTCTGATCGAGGTGACCCACGGCGATGGCCTGGGCGGCGCCTCGGTCAACTACGGGTTTCCCGCCCACAGCGATGAAGACTACCTGAAAGCGGTGGTCGGCGTGGTCAAGCAGGCCAAGGTGTCCGCCTTGCTGTTGCCCGGCATCGGCACGGTCGACCATTTGAAGATGGCGGCAGACCTGGGTGTGACCACCATTCGGGTGGCGACCCACTGTACCGAGGCCGACGTGTCCGAGCAGCATATCGGCATGGCCTCGGAAATGGGCCTGGATACCGTAGGCTTTTTGATGATGGCCCATATGATCGAGCCCGAGCAGCTGCTGGAGCAGGCCAAGCTGATGGAATCCTACGGCGCCAACTGTATCTATTGCACCGATTCCGCCGGCTATATGCTGCCGGAGCATGTGCAGTCCCGCATCGGCCTGTTGCGCCGGGAGCTGAAGCCAGAAACGGAAATCGGCTTTCACGCCCACCACAATCTCAGCCTCGGGGTAATGAACTCGCTGATCGCCATTGAGGCGGGAGCGGGGCGGATCGACGGTTCGGTAGCCGGGCTCGGCGCCGGGGCGGGCAATACGCCTTTGGAAGTGCTGGTCGCGGTGCTGGACCGCATGGGCGCCGACCACGGCACCGACCTCTACAAAATGATGGACGTGGCAGAAGATCGGGTAGTGCCGATTATGGACCAGCTGATCCGCATTGACCGGGATGCACTGACCCTGGGCTACGCCGGGGTATATTCCTCCTTCCTGCTGTTTGCCAAGCGCGCCCAGCAGAAGTACGGCGTCTCTTCCCGGGATATTCTGGTGGAATTGGGCCGTCGCAGAACCGTTGGCGGCCAAGAGGACATGATCGAAGACCTGGCCCTGGATATGGCCAAAGAACGAGGTTTGATCTAA
- a CDS encoding SDR family NAD(P)-dependent oxidoreductase: protein MAILQNKVALITGGGQGVGQGIALALAAEGATVAVLGRTLSTLEATCAEIHHRGGVAEAFVCDVAELDDIEAAVQEVVDEFGGIDILVNNAQFVALGHLLEVDDDEFLEGMDTGPLATLRFMKACYPYLRGDGAVVNLATSAALRHDSGGFGAYAAAKEAIRALSRAAACEWGADSIRVNCIMPLADSPAMARWVESGGDDVDAFLSSVPMGRVGQCEEDIGRVVAFLCGPDAAYITGHTLPIDGGQILMR from the coding sequence ATGGCCATTCTGCAAAATAAAGTTGCCTTGATCACAGGCGGTGGACAGGGGGTGGGGCAGGGCATTGCTCTGGCCCTGGCAGCCGAAGGTGCCACCGTTGCGGTGTTGGGGCGAACACTGTCTACCCTCGAAGCGACCTGCGCTGAAATCCATCATCGCGGCGGCGTTGCCGAAGCCTTTGTCTGTGATGTCGCGGAGCTGGATGATATCGAAGCGGCGGTGCAGGAGGTGGTGGACGAGTTTGGTGGCATCGATATTCTGGTCAACAATGCCCAGTTTGTCGCCCTGGGCCATCTGCTTGAAGTGGACGACGACGAGTTCCTAGAGGGTATGGACACCGGCCCCCTGGCGACGCTGCGCTTTATGAAAGCCTGCTATCCCTACCTCCGTGGCGATGGCGCGGTGGTCAACCTGGCCACCTCAGCGGCGCTGCGCCACGACAGTGGTGGTTTCGGCGCCTACGCCGCTGCCAAAGAGGCGATTCGCGCCCTGAGTCGGGCGGCGGCCTGTGAATGGGGCGCCGACAGTATCCGCGTTAACTGCATCATGCCGCTGGCAGACTCGCCGGCAATGGCGCGCTGGGTGGAGAGCGGCGGCGACGATGTCGACGCCTTTCTCAGCTCGGTGCCGATGGGCCGGGTCGGTCAGTGTGAAGAAGACATCGGCAGGGTAGTGGCGTTTCTGTGCGGGCCGGACGCCGCCTACATTACCGGCCACACGCTGCCCATCGACGGCGGGCAAATCCTGATGCGCTGA